The genomic region ACGCCGCCCTCGCCGGCTTCGGGCTCACCGGTGCGGCGCGTCGCATCCAGGCGGCCTGGACCGCCACCGGGGGAGACACGCCTCCCGACCTGGTCGGCTGGACTCTCGTGCTGGCGCTCACCCTGGTCTGCGGATGGATGATCCACCGGGGGATATCCCGGTCGTCGCGCGCCGTGCTGGTGATCGAGGCGATGAGCCTGGCCATGCTCGCGCTGATCGGCGTGGTCTGGCTGAGGCGGTACGGGGTCCCCGGCTTCGACGTGTTGTCGCTCGACGGTGCCGATCCGGGGCGGATCTTCGCCGGCGCGGCCTTGATCGCCACCCTGACCGTCGCCTTCGAGAGCTGCGCGGCGCTCGGCCTCGAAACAGGTCGGCCCCTGCGCACCGTCCCCGCTGCGATGCGGACCAGCCTGCTGGTCTGCGGGGGAGCGTTCCTCGCCGCCAACCTGATCGGGACCGTTCACTCGGGACGCGACTCCTCATCGGACTGGCGCTGGTTCAACATCGGGGACGAGGTGTCGAGGCCCGACGCAGCCGTGCTCGTCGTCCTGGCACTGTCGATGATCGCGTTGGCGCTCAGCGCCAGCACCGCGCTGTCCCGGTTGCTGTTCTCCTTCGCCCGCGAGGGGATCGTGTGGCCCGGGCTGGGGCGTACGAACCCTCAGGGGGTGCCGGTGGCAGCCACCTGGAGCGCCCTGGCGCTGGCCCTGGCCGGTCCGCTGGCCGCCTCGGCGGCGGCGCGCAGCGTCGCGCTCGCCCCTGGGGAGCTGCTGCAAGCGACCACCCTGATCATGTGCGTCAGCTACGGCTGCGCGGCCGCCGCGCTCATCCCGTTCCTCATCTCCCTCGACGAGCTGCGTCCCCGGTCGGCCGTGCTCGCGCTGACCGGCCTGGGCGGGGTGGGCGCGGTGACCTGGCACTGGGTCACCCGGCCGGAGCCCGGGGTCTCGCACCTCGCCCTGGCGCTCCTGGGCGGCGTGGTCGCCCTCGGCCTCGCGTGGCGGCTGGCCCTGGCCCGCCGGGCACCGCACCGCTCGCGGCGGCTGGGAGCCCACCAGGAGGCACTGGCCGGCGACGTCGCGCTGGCGGCGTACGACGGGGGTGGCGATGGGCTCCGCTGACCGCGACGACGGGTTCCTCGCCCGCCAGCCGTCCGCGGTGGACAGCGCGTTCGCCGTGCTCGAGGCCGTCGCCGCGCACGGCCCCGGGGTGACCACCCGGGAACTGGTCGACGCGCTACCGATGTCGCGGGCCACGGTCTACCGCATCCTCAAGCACCTGGTCGCCCAGGAGTACCTCGTCCGCACTCCCGACCTGCGCGGGTTCGCGCTCGGGGCCCGGGTCCAGGCCCTGGCACGGGCGGCCACCTCGCCCGAACCGACCCGGGCGGAGGCGTCGCTCACCTGACCGTCTCAGTCGGTGTCTCATTTGCGATCACGACAACTTCTTCTCGCCGGAATCGGTGCGCCACGTGGCGCTGATGGATTACCTCCAGGCGACCTGCACGGGTCGACATGAGGCGGATCTGTGAAGAGGGAGTCCATGACACGACGAAACCCCGAGCTCCGGGCAAGGATGCGCCGTGCAGGTGCAGTGGCGATCAGCGGGACGGTGCTCGGCGCCGGCGCGCTCTCCGCGATGGCGGTCAGCCCCGCGAGTGCGTCCGACCGCGCGCCGGCCCTGATCCTGGCCGACACCAACCGGGACGGCGTCGTGGATGACGCTGACGCCGAGGGTCGCGGGTCGTGGACCAAGGAGCGCGGCGCGTTCTTCCTGCCCAACCTCGACGACGACCTGAGCGACTGCCCGACGGTCGGGCCGGGCGGCGTCCAGCTGACCGACGTGCAGCTGGCCTCCTGCAACGACGCGGCCGACTCCGTCATCAACGGCGACAGCGACGTGCTCGACCTCGTCCGGGTCGAGGTGCAGCCGGTCGACACCAGCAAGGTCAGCTCGGTGCGGGTGGAGCTGCGCGGGGTGGGCGCTGCGAAGGTGAACGTCTTCGTCAAGGGCGGCGACGGCGCCTCGGCCGAGGACTGGACGCCGCTGCCCGCCAACGGCGTGCTGCCGGCAGACCGGATCGGCGCCGGCGTCGAGCTCGGCGTCGAGGGCAAGGACATCATCCGGGACGAGTCGTGGGACGGGACGGTGACCCTGCAGGTCGTCCACCGCAACGGCTCCCGGCTGGTGGCCACCGACCGGGTCGAGCTGCGTGCCGCGCCGCTCCTCTTCGCGACCGATCGGATGCCGATCGAGACGCTCTATATGGCCGACAACACCACCTCGGTCTACGAGGGCCAGGAGGTCACCGAGCCGCCGGCGAGCACGATCCGGGCCCAGGGCAATGCCGAAGCGCTCACCCGTGACTTCCTGGCTGGCATGGAGCGGATGGGCGCCGAGGTCAAGCTCGAGAAGCTGCCCAGCCTCCAGGGCGCCCGCGGCGGCGGCGACGGCACCGACATCTGGACCCAGGACATCATGGAGCCGGGGCTCATGTCGGTCCCGTCCCCGGACGGCGAGCAGCAGATGCGGGTCTTCGTCCGTGCCCCGGTCCGCGACGGCCGCGACAACTCCGGCGTCAACCCGTTCCGCCAGACCGGGCGCGTGGTCTTCACCGAGCTGCGCGGCCCGGACGTGGCCGGGATCCAGCACTTCGATCCGGCGTACGTGCCGCCGACCATCCCGGGGATGAGCTACGACAGCCGGGGTTCGACGGGCAACTACGGCACGGTCCCGGCCTACGAGCACAACGGCAAGAGCTACCCGCTCGGTCGCAAGATCGTCGGCGCCGTGCCGGGCACCGTCTACACCGCCGACCCGGCGTTCAACACGATGCTCGAGCTCCAGGGGTTCCAGGACCCGATCAACGTCGACACCAGCTGGCTGAGCGTCGGTCACATGGACGAGTTCATGTCGGTCATCCCCGCCGACAACGAGCGCGGCTGGGCCGTCGTCGTCGCTGACCCGGTGCTCGCGCTGGACCTGCTCCAGGAGCTGGTCGACGCCGGTCTCGGCGACGAGCAGCTCTACACCTCCTACGGTCTCGTGCCTGCCGCCGGCTCGACCGCCCCGGACCTCACCGTCGCCCAGGCGGTCAGCGACCAGCAGATCCTCAGCGGTGTGAAGATCGGGCACGCCGGGGTGAACCGCGGCATGAAGGTGCTGCGTGAGGAGATCGGACTCACCGAGGACGACTTCATCCGTGTCCCCGTCCTCTACCGCGACAACGGTCACGGGCGCGTCGGGGTGCAGATCCCGAACGCCGCCAACCTGATCGGCACCGGGCACGACGTGGTCTTCATCCCCACCCAGCACGTGCCGGCCGTCGACGGCAAGGACCTCTTCCAGACCGTGATCGAGGAGCGGT from Nocardioides sp. dk884 harbors:
- a CDS encoding APC family permease; the encoded protein is MFRERPVFGGLASRQVGHRDLVAHSVAVLTPSLSALGTGMVLPTVVGPGFWISTLLGFGLAFVLALVFDEFASRFNAPGSLYAYAAKGLGASVALVVGVSLVLGYAALAGFGLTGAARRIQAAWTATGGDTPPDLVGWTLVLALTLVCGWMIHRGISRSSRAVLVIEAMSLAMLALIGVVWLRRYGVPGFDVLSLDGADPGRIFAGAALIATLTVAFESCAALGLETGRPLRTVPAAMRTSLLVCGGAFLAANLIGTVHSGRDSSSDWRWFNIGDEVSRPDAAVLVVLALSMIALALSASTALSRLLFSFAREGIVWPGLGRTNPQGVPVAATWSALALALAGPLAASAAARSVALAPGELLQATTLIMCVSYGCAAAALIPFLISLDELRPRSAVLALTGLGGVGAVTWHWVTRPEPGVSHLALALLGGVVALGLAWRLALARRAPHRSRRLGAHQEALAGDVALAAYDGGGDGLR
- a CDS encoding MarR family transcriptional regulator; amino-acid sequence: MGSADRDDGFLARQPSAVDSAFAVLEAVAAHGPGVTTRELVDALPMSRATVYRILKHLVAQEYLVRTPDLRGFALGARVQALARAATSPEPTRAEASLT
- a CDS encoding protein-arginine deiminase family protein, whose amino-acid sequence is MTRRNPELRARMRRAGAVAISGTVLGAGALSAMAVSPASASDRAPALILADTNRDGVVDDADAEGRGSWTKERGAFFLPNLDDDLSDCPTVGPGGVQLTDVQLASCNDAADSVINGDSDVLDLVRVEVQPVDTSKVSSVRVELRGVGAAKVNVFVKGGDGASAEDWTPLPANGVLPADRIGAGVELGVEGKDIIRDESWDGTVTLQVVHRNGSRLVATDRVELRAAPLLFATDRMPIETLYMADNTTSVYEGQEVTEPPASTIRAQGNAEALTRDFLAGMERMGAEVKLEKLPSLQGARGGGDGTDIWTQDIMEPGLMSVPSPDGEQQMRVFVRAPVRDGRDNSGVNPFRQTGRVVFTELRGPDVAGIQHFDPAYVPPTIPGMSYDSRGSTGNYGTVPAYEHNGKSYPLGRKIVGAVPGTVYTADPAFNTMLELQGFQDPINVDTSWLSVGHMDEFMSVIPADNERGWAVVVADPVLALDLLQELVDAGLGDEQLYTSYGLVPAAGSTAPDLTVAQAVSDQQILSGVKIGHAGVNRGMKVLREEIGLTEDDFIRVPVLYRDNGHGRVGVQIPNAANLIGTGHDVVFIPTQHVPAVDGKDLFQTVIEERFAEVGTEIQWAEDYFYTNRGGQIHCVTNALRDTTYGDAWWSEGDLENDGEQPGDTKEFSIISQPSVSGTLKAGQTITGHPGTLAPTPTSVSYQWYVGSTPIPGATSRTLKLKAAWTGKEIRVAIVSSKEGVASLSTITSVGDLPRSFTQTKRPSVTGAAKVGRVLAVRPGSFSPKPSSVGYRWFVGGTAVSSKARLKVANNWVGKKVKVVVTAKREGLSTHKTTVTVGKVRR